In Nocardioides jishulii, the DNA window GATGAAAGGATGACGAGCATGGCTACCACCGCATTCAAGGCCAACCCCGTCCACACCGTCGGCGACCTGCCGGCCGTCGGCTCGAAGGCTCCGAACTTCGAGCTCGTCGGCGAAGGTCTCTCGGAGGTGACCAACGACCAGGGCGGCAAGCGTCTCGTGCTCAACATCTTCCCGAGCATCGACACCGGCATCTGCGCCGCGAGCGTCCGGAAGTTCAACGAGATCGCCGCCGACCTCGACGACACCGTCGTGCTCAACGTCTCCGCCGACCTGCCGTTCGCCCAGGCCCGCTTCTGCGGCGCCGAGGGCATCGACAACGTCCTCGTGGGCTCGGCCTTCCGTTCCTCCTTCGGGCAGGACTACGGCGTCACGATGGCCGACGGCCCGATGGCCGGCCTGCTGGCCCGCGCCGTGGTCGTCGTCGAGGCCGACGGCACGGTCAGCTACACGCAGGTGGTCGACGAGATCACCACCGAGCCCGACTACGACGCGGTCCTCGCCGCTCTCTGAATCAGCTCGGCTGCACCACCCGGATTCACCACCTCGTCAGCAGGGCCGGTCCGCACCGCGGACCGGCCCTGTCTGCTTCTCCGGACGCTGGCGTTCACGACCCACAGGGCGCGCGTTAACGTGCCTGCATGAGCCTCGAGACCACCGCGGACCTGCACCAGCTCGCCACCGACTGGATGGCTGACGACCCGGACGAGGCCACCAGGACCGAGCTCGCCACGGTGCTCGCGGCGGCGAAGTCCGGGGACCCCGCCGCCGCAGCCGACCTGGCCGACCGCTTCCGCGGGCCGCTCGAGTTCGGCACCGCTGGCCTGCGCGGCGCCCTGGGCGCCGGCCCCCACCGCATGAACCGGGTCGTCGTGTCACGGGCCGCTGCCGGCCTCGTCGCCCACCTGAAGGCCAACGGGGCCGGGCCGGGCGACTCCGTCGTGATCGGCTACGACGCCCGCCACAACTCCGACGTCTTCGCCCGCGACACCGCCGAGGTCGTCACCGGCGCCGGGTTGCGCGCCCTGCTCCTCCCCCGCCCGCTGCCGACCCCGGTCCTGGCCTTCGCGATCCGTGACCTCGGCAGCGTGGCGGGCGTGATGGTGACGGCCAGCCACAACCCGCCCCAGGACAACGGCTACAAGGTCTACCTCGGCGACGGCAGCCAGATCGTGCCGCCCTCCGACAGCGAGATCGCTGCCCAGATCGCGGCGGTGGGCGCGGTCTCGACCGTCCCCCGCGGTGACGGCGGCGAGGTCGTCGGCGACGACCTCCTGGAGCGCTACCTGCGCTCGGTGGTCGACCTCGTCGGCGACGGCCCGCGCGACCTCTCGATCGTCTACACCCCGCTGCACGGCGTGGGCGGGTCGGCGGTCACTCGTGTGCTCGCCCAGGCCGGCTTCCCCGCCCCGCACGTGGTCGAGGCGCAGGCCGCGCCCGACCCCGACTTCCCGACAGTCGCCTTCCCGAACCCCGAGGAGCCGGGCGCCATGGACCTGGCGATGGCCCTGGCACAGGAGTGCGGCGCCGACCTGGTGGTGGCCAACGACCCCGACGCCGATCGCTGCGCCGCGGCGGTCCCCGGACCCCACGGCTGGCAGATGCTGCGGGGTGACGAGGTCGGGGCACTGCTCGCCCACCACCTGCTCTCACGCGGACGCACCGGCACCTACGCCGCCTCGATCGTGTCGTCCTCCCTGCTGGGCAAGATGGCGGCGACCGCCGGACAGCCGAGCGTGGAGACCCTCACCGGCTTCAAGTGGATCGGGCGCCTGGAGGGTCTCGCCTTCGGGTACGAGGAAGCGCTGGGCTACTGCGTCGACCCGGAACACGTGAAGGACAAGGACGGCGTCTCCGCCCTGCTGATGCTCTGCGAGCTCGCCGCGCACTCAAAGGCCCAGGGACGGAGCCTGGTCGACATCCTCGACGACATCGCCCTCGAGCACGGTCTCCACGCGACCGACCAGCTCTCCGTGCGGTTCTCCGACCTCGCAGGCATCGGAGCCGCCATGGAGCGTCTCCGCTCCACTCCCCCGACCGAGCTCGGGGGCCTCGCCGTCGAGCGCGTCGAGGACCTCTCCCTGGGCAGCGAGGCACTGCCGCCCACCGACGGCCTGCGCTACACCCTGGCCGAAGGAGCCCGCGTGATCGTGCGCCCGAGCGGCACCGAGCCCAAGGTGAAGTGCTACCTCGAGGTCGTCATCCCCGTGGACCCGGAGGACGGTGTGGACGCTGCTCGCATCGCCGCCGCCGGCCGACTCGACGCCATCAAGGGTGACGTACGCCGGGCTGCCGGCCTCTGAGCCCCCAGGCGCTCAGCGGAGGAACGCGCCCACGACGACCAGGAGGGTGACGCCGAGCGCCACGGCCGGCACCACGTCGATGCGTCGCTCGACGGCGCCTTCCTGCCCCGTGCCGCGCGCCCGGGCATCGAGGGCCGCGCGACGCAGTCGTGACTCGACGTGGTCGGCCCAGTGCACCTCTCCCACTCGCGGGGCGCTCCCCTCCTGCTCGCGGCGGCCGGCTCCGGCGGCCTCCCGCACGATCCGGCGACGCGGGTGGCCGATGGCCGCCGTGGCGTAGCGCTTGCCGCCCGCGCTGATCTCCAGGACGTGACGCACCGACACGTCCTCGACAGCGGCGAGCGGGATGCGCGTGGTGCTCAGGCTCTGCCGCAGCACGACGGCATCGCCCTGAAGGAGGACGCGCGGGCGCAGCAGCGTCAGCCAGGCGAAGACCGACGCGACGAGCGCGGCCACCAGCGCCGCCGGCCCGAAGCCGTCGGTGCCGTCCAGCACCCCGAGGACCGCGACGACGACCGCCACCGCGATGACGAACCACCCCACGAACGTGCCGCTGGTCGGAGCGAACGACTCATCGCCCGAAGCGTCGTGGTCCACCGGTCTTCTCGCACTCACGTCTGGTCTCATTCCTTGGATTGCTGCCCCGTGCACGCCCAACCTTATGCTGGTGGGGTGACAGCCATTTCTGCCTCGACGGCGGGCGCAGGTGACGGCACGAGGGACATCTCCGCCGAGTTCGCGGAGACCACCCGGTCCAACGCCTCGCTGACCCGCTTCCTCCACGGACTCCCGGGAGTCGACCAGGTCGGCAACGAGGCCCGCGCCGCAGCGCTGGGCACTCGGTCGATCAAGACCACGGCGAAGGCGCAGGCGATCGACCTCGCCATCCGCATGGTCGACCTCACGACGCTGGAGGGCATGGACACCGCCGGCAAGGTGCGCGCACTGGCCTTCAAGGCGATGCGCCCCGAGCCCGGTGACCCGACCTGTCCGCCCACCGCGGCCGTCTGCGTCTACCCCGACATGGTCGCCACCGCGAAGGAGACCCTGGGCGACAGCGGGGTCAACGTGGCCGCCGTGGCCACGGCCTTCCCCAGTGGTCGCGCCGCACTCGACGTGAAGCTCGCCGACACCGCCGACGCGGTCGAGGCCGGGGCCGACGAGATCGACATGGTCATCGACCGTGGTGCGTTCCTCGAGGGCCGCTACCTCGACGTCCACGACGAGATCGTCGCCGTGCGCGAGGCCTGCCGACGTCCCGACGGCACCGAGGCGCACCTGAAGGTGATCTTCGAGACCGGCGAGCTGCAGACCTACGACAACGTCCGCCGGGCCTCCTGGCTCGCCATGATGGCCGGCGCCCACTTCATCAAGACCTCGACCGGCAAGGTCTCCCCCGCGGCCACCCTGCCCGTCACCCTGGTCATGCTGGAGGCCGTGCGCGACTTCCGAGCTACCACCGGCCACATGGTCGGCGTGAAGCCGGCCGGCGGCATCCGCACCACCAAGGACGCCATCAAGTACCTCGTCATGGTCAACGAGACCTGCGGGCCCGACTGGCTCGATCCGGACTGGTTCCGCTTCGGCGCCTCGTCGTTGCTCAACGACCTCCTGATGCAGCGTACGAAGATGCTCACCGGCCGGTACTCCGGCCCCGACTACGTCACTCTGGACTGAGGGAGCACAGCATGGTCAAGGTTCCCGACAAGGCGTCACCCGGGACGCTCTTCGAGTACGCCCCCGCCCCCGAGTCGCGCGCGATCGTCGACATCGCGCCCTCCTACGGCCACTTCATCGACGGCGCGTTCGTGAGCGGCAGCGGCACGGCGTTCAAGACGATCAACCCGGCGACCGAGGAGGTGCTCGCGGAGGTCTCCGCGGCCACCGACGAGGAGGTCGACACGGCTGTCCGCGCCGCCCGTCGTGCCTACGAGACGGTCTGGTCGCGCATGCCCGGCCGCGAGCGCGCGAAGTACCTCTTCCGCATCGCACGCATCATTCAGGAGCGCGGCCGCGAGCTCGCCGTCCTGGAGACGCTGGACAACGGCAAGCCGATCAAGGAGACCCGCGACTTCGACGTCCCGACGGTCGCCGCGCACTTCTTCTACTACGCGGGCTGGGCCGACAAGCTGGAGTACGCCGTCCCCGGCAGGCCGAACCCGCAGGCCCTCGGCGTCGCGGCCCAGATCATCCCGTGGAACTTCCCCCTGCTGATGCTGGCGTGGAAGATCGCCCCGGCCCTTGCGGCCGGCAACACCGTCGTGCTCAAGCCGGCCGAGACCACTCCGTTGAGCGCCATGCTCTTCGCAGAGATCTGCCAGCAGGCCGACCTGCCCCCGGGCGTCGTCAACATCGTCAACGGAGCTGGCGACACCGGTCGGGCGCTCGTGGCACACCCTGACGTCAACAAGGTCGCCTTCACCGGGTCGACCGAGGTCGGCCGCGCGATCGCGCGCCAGATCGCCGGGACGGACAAGAAGGCGACCCTGGAGCTGGGTGGCAAGGCCGCAAACATCGTCTTCGACGACGCACCTGTCGACCAGGCGGTCGAGGGCATCGTCAACGGCATCTTCTTCAACCAGGGCCACGTCTGCTGCGCCGGCTCGCGCCTGCTGGTGCAGGAGTCGGTCGCCGACGAGGTGCTGGAGCGGCTCAAGCGCCGCATGTCGACGCTGCGCCTGGGCGACCCGCTCGACAAGAACACCGACATCGGCGCGGTGAACTCGGCCGAGCAGCTGGCCAGGATCACCGAGCTGGCGGGAGCCGGCGAGCAGGAGGGGGCCACGCGGTGGGCACCGGCCTGCGACCTGCCGAGCACCGGTTTCTGGTTCCCGCCGACCGTCTTCAGCAACGTGACCCAGGCCCACCGGATCGCCCGTGAGGAGATCTTCGGACCCGTCCTGTCGGTGCTGACCTTCCGCACGCCGACCGAGGCGGTCGAGAAGGCCAACAACACCCCCTACGGCCTCTCCGCCGGCGTCTGGACGGAGAAGGGCTCGCGCATCCTGTGGATGGCCAACCAGCTCCGCGCCGGAGTCGTGTGGGCCAACACCTTCAACAAGTTCGACCCCACGTCGCCGTTCGGTGGCTACAAGGAGTCCGGCTACGGTCGCGAAGGCGGTCGTCACGGCCTGGAGGGATACCTCAAGTGAAGTCCGCAGACACCCCTCGCGCGGGAGTGCGCAAGACCTACAAGCTCTACGTGGGTGGGGCCTTCCCCCGCTCGGAGTCGGGCTACTCCTACGTCGTCAACGACTCGAAGGGCAACTTCGTGGCCAACGCTGCGCTCGCCTCCCGCAAGGATGCCCGTGACGCCGTGGTCGCGGCCCGCAAGGCCTTCGGTGGCTGGTCCTCGCGTACGGCCTACAACCGGGCGCAGATCGTCTACCGCATCGCCGAGGTCCTGGAGGACCGTCGCGCCCAGTTCATCGACCTGGTCCAGCAGGGAGAGGGCCTCACGGCCGCTCGCGCCGGCGCGGTCGTGGACGAGAGCGTCGACCGGCTCGTCTGGTACGCCGGGTGGGCCGACAAGATCACCCAGGTGACCGGCTCCGCGAACCCGGTCGCGGGCCCCTTCTTCAACATCTCCTCCCCCGAGCCCACCGGCGTCGTGGCCATCGCCGCTCCCCAGGAGTCGTCGCTGCTCGGACTGGTCTCGGTGCTCGCCCCGGTCATCGTCACCGGCAACACCGCGGTGCTGCTGAGCTCGTATGCCCGGCCCCTCCCCGCGGTGAACCTGGCCGAGGTCCTGGCCACGAGCGACGTACCGGGGGGAGTCGTCAACATCCTCACCGGTGACTGGCGTGGCCCCCTCCCCTGGCTGGCCTCCCACATGGACGTCAACGCCCTGGACCTCACCGGCGTCGCCGGCGAGCCAGACGCAGCAGCCGACCTCGGGGCCACGGCAGCGGAGAACCTCAAGCGCGTCCTGCGTGCCCCGGCCGCCGAGGAGGACTGGTTCACCGCTCCCGGTATCGAGCGCATGACCACCTTCCTCGAGACGAAGACGGTCTGGCACCCCGGTCGGGATCTGACCCAAGCACGACCAACGCAGAAGGCCCCACCGGATCACCGGTGGGGCCTTTCGTGTCTCCACCCGGTCAGGGGCCGCTCAGCGCAAGATCGATCCACTCCACGTCGTCGGCGTCGTTCAGGTAGAGGGTCACTGCGAAGTCACTGAAGCAGTCCCGGTCGTCGTCGGGGGGACGAATGACCGTCGTTGACAGCGCGGACGACACCTCGGGGGTGACGAAGGTGTTGCACCCGACGCGACGGGGCGGGTGACCCTCGACTGACGGGGTGCCGCTCTCGGCCACTGTGATGAGTGGTGACACCGGACAGTCCCTCTCCCCTCGACCTGCTTCGTGCCTGGCAGACATCCCTCCAATGCCTCGGCCACCCCTGCCCCAGGTGTGAAGGTTCGGATCTTGACACCGCTGATGGAGTAGGTGACTCGGTCTGCCCACGGCACGTCGTCCGGCTCCCCTGACGCGAAGGCGATGAAAGCACCCGATGCCACTTCTTCCGGCCCAGGCGTGGGCGACGGCTGGGCCGTGACGCCGGTGTCACGAACGTCGTGCGCGCATCCCGCGACCGCGAGTGCCACCACCGACATGAGCGTCGCCATCCGCCTCACCCTCATGGCAGCTGACCGTAGGGCGCCAGGGCCATCGCAGACGCGGCGTCCCACCGATGCTCTTTCCACGCCGTCACCATAGACCGCCATTCCGCGCGCGTCCTGCGCTCAGCAACCGTCGGGATCGCCAGCATGGTCACCCACTGAACCGGAAATGACGAGAGCCCCACCGGACAACCGGTGGGGCTCTCGTCATCAACACTGCGACTGATCCACACTGGGGACTCACGTCTCCGACGTCGCGAGGAAATGCAGAAGAGGGAGCACTCTCACGTGGGGTGCTCCCTCTTCTGTCAAAGAATGTCCGGCGGCGTCCTACTCTCCCACGACCTCTCGGTCGCAGTACCATCGGCGCTGAAAGGCTTAACTTCCGGGTTCGGGATGGGACCGGGTGTTTCCCTTTCGCTATGGCCGCCGTAACTCTTGCGATACACCCACCCCGATCAAACGGGGCCTGTGGTGTACCAAGCCATATGTGTATCCAGTTGTGGAACTTGTCCAGGCCAACACGGGTGTGTTGTCTGGGAACTGGTTAGTGGACGCGTGCGGTCTTCGCAACATGTGTTGCGTTGAGTGGTTTTGTACGGTGTTGGGACAAGCCCTCGGCCTATTAGTACCGGTCGGCTAGGCATTACTGCTGTACACCTCCGGCCTATCAACCCAGTGTTCTGCTGGGGGCCTTAACCACTCAAGGTGGTGGGAAACCTCATCTTGAAACATGCTTCCCGCTTAGATGCATTCAGCGGTTATCACTTCCGAACGTAGCCAACCAGCCGTGCCCCTGGCGGGACAACTGGCACACCAGAGGTTCGTCCACCCCGGTCCTCTCGTACTAGGGGCAGCCTTTCTCAAGTTTCCAACGCGCGCGGCGGATAGGGACCGAACTGTCTCACGACGTTCTAAACCCAGCTCGCGTGCCGCTTTAATGGGCGAACAGCCCAACCCTTGGGACCTACTCCAGCCCCAGGATGCGACGAGCCGACATCGAGGTGCCAAACCATCCCGTCGATATGGACTCTTGGGGAAGATCAGCCTGTTATCCCCGGGGTACCTTTTATCCGTTGAGCGACGCCGCTTCCACATGCCGACGCCGGATCACTAGTTCCGACTTTCGTCCCTGCTCGACATGTCTGTCTCACAGTCAAGCTCCCTTGTGCACTTACACTCGCCACCTGATTGCCAACCAGGCTGAGGGAACCTTTGAGCGCCTCCGTTACATTTTAGGAGGCAACCGCCCCAGTTAAACTACCCATCAGGCACTGTCCCTGATCCGGATTACGGACCTAGGTTAGACATCTAGTACGACCAGAGTGGTATTTCAACGTTGACTCCACAAACACTGGCGTGAATGCTTCACAGTCTCCCACCTATCCTACACAAGCCGAACCAAACACCAATACCAAACTATAGTAAAGGTCCCGGGGTCTTTCCGTCCTGCCGCGCGTAACGAGCATCTTTACTCGTAGTGCAATTTCGCCGAGTCCATGGTTGAGACAGCGCCCAAGTCGTTACTCCATTCGTGCAGGTCGGAACTTACCCGACAAGGAATTTCGCTACCTTAGGATGGTTATAGTTACCACCGCCGTTTACTGGGGCTTAAGTTCTCAGCTTCGACTTGCGTCTAACCGGTCCCCTTAACCTTCCAGCACCGGGCAGGAGTCAGTCCGTATACATCGTCTTACAACTTCGCACGGACCTGTGTTTTTAGTAAACAGTCGCTTGGGCCTGGTCTCTGCGGCCATCACCGCTGCCACTCGAAAAGAGTTTGACGGATCCGGCCCCCCTTCTCCCGAAGTTACGGGGGCATTTTGCCGAGTTCCTTAACCATGGTTCACTCGATCGCCTTAGTATTCTCTACCTGATCACCTGAGTCGGTTTGGGGTACGGGCGGCTCATAGCTCGCTAGAGGTTTTTCTCGACAGCATAGGATCATCCACTTCACCACTAATGGCTCCCCATCAGGTCTCAGACATACAGACGGCGGATTTGCCTACCGTCAGTCCTACACCCTTAGCCGTGGTCTACCATCGCCACGGTTGGACTACCTTCCTGCGTCACCCCATCGCTTGACTACTACTGGATCGGTTCCCGCGCTCCACACACACGTCCTCACCCCGAAGGGATCAGATCACGGCGCTTCGGACGGTTAGCATCACCAGCCTCGTCATGGGCGCTACTTCGCCGGTACGGGAATATCAACCCGTTGTCCATCGACTACGCCTGTCGGCCTCGCCTTAGGTCCCGACTTACCCAGGGCAGATTAGCTTGACCCTGGAACCCTTGATCATTCGGCGGAAATGTTTCTCGCATTTCATTCGCTACTCATGCCTGCATTCTCACTCGTGTGGCCTCCACGGCTAGATCACTCTGCCGCTTCACTGCCCACACGACGCTCCCCTACCCATCCACACACCTGGACCACGAAGGCCTAGCTTAATATGTGAATGCCATAGCTTCGGCGGATGACTTGAGCCCCGCTACATTGTCGGCGCGGAATCACTTGACCAGTGAGCTATTACGCACTCTTTCAAGGGTGGCTGCTTCCAAGCCAACCTCCTGGTTGTCAATGCGACTCCACATCCTTTTCCACTTAGTCACCGCTTAGGGGCCTTAGCTGATGGTCTGGGCTGTTTCCCTCTCGACTACGGAGCTTATCCCCCGCAGTCTCACTGCCACGCTCTCACTTACCGGCATTCGGAGTTTGGCTAACGTCAGTAACCTTGTAGGGCCCATCGGCTATCCAGTGCTCTACCTCCGGCAAGAAACACGTGACGCTGCACCTAAATGCATTTCGGGGAGAACCAGCTATCACGAAGTTTGATTGGCCTTTCACCCCTATCCACAGGTCATCCCCTCAGTTTTCAACCTAAGTGGGTTCGGTCCTCCACGCGGTCTTACCCGCGCTTCAACCTGCCCATGGATAGATCACTTCGCTTCGGGTCTAGAGCGTGCAACTGAATCGCCCTATTCGGACTCGCTTTCGCTACGGCTTCCCCACACGGGTTAACCTCGCTACACACCGCTAACTCGCAGGCTCATTCTTCAAAAGGCACGCCGTCACAAGAACAAGTTCTCGCTCCGACGGATTGTAGGCACACGGTTTCAGGTACTATTTCACTCCCCGTCAGGGGTACTTTTCACCTTTCCCTCACGGTACTTGTCCGCTATCGGTCACCAAGGAGTATTTAGGCTTAACGGGTGGTCCCGCCAGATTCACACGGAATTTCAGGGGTTCCGTGTTACTTGGGGTGACGCTCCAGAGACACACACTTACACGTACGGGGCTATCACCCTCTACGGCCAGGCTTTCCAACCTGCTTCGGCTTCGCGTGTGTTTTCTTACTCTGTACCACGCCGGCAGACGTGATCGAGCGGCCCCACAACCCCATGACTGCAACCCCTGCCGGGTATCACACAGCCATGGTTTGGCCTCTTCCGATTTCGCTCGCCACTACTCTCGGAATCACTGTTGTTTTCTCTTCCTGTGGGTACTGAGATGTTTCACTTCCCCACGTTCCCTCCACTCACCCTATGTGTTCAGGTGAGGGTAACTGGACATGACTCCAGCTGGGTTTCCCCATTCGGACACCCCCGGATCACAGCTCGGTTGCCAACTCCCCGGGGCTTATCGCAGGCTCCTACGTCCTTCATCGGCTCTTGGTGCCAAGGCATCCACCGTGTGCCCTTAGTAGCTTGTCTCAACAACGTCAGAACAACTCAACGCGTCAACACATACATTTACTGCTACAAAGACCAACCACCACACCACAATCAGGTGCGATGGCTCATTTGCTTATTGCACATCCATGCTCCACCACCAGCCACACCCAACCCCTCCAACGAGGAACCAGGCGAACCAATCGTGAGCATGGGATGCTCGCGTCCACTATCCAGATCTCAAACAACAACCCCACCAACCCCATCCACCAGGCAACAACCCGGCATCAGGCGAAGGAGGCCAGAAGAACCAACCACCACACCCTCAGGTGCGATCGTTCGATCCTTCAGGACCCAACAGCGTGTCACGACCCTCCCCCTACCCACCAACTGCTCACTTTCCACACACACCCCCCGAAGGAGACATGCCGTACTGAGAACAACTGGTCGACCAGGTTCAAGCCATTCATCGACGATTCCACTAGTGAGACACCACCATGCGCACCCATACATTCGATGGGCGTCGGGGTGTGTGCTCCTTAGAAAGGAGGTGATCCAGCCGCACCTTCCGGTACGGCTACCTTGTTACGACTTCGTCCCAATCGCCAGCCCCACCTTCGACGGCTCCCTCCACAAGGGTTGGGCCACCGGCTTCGGGTGTTGCCGACTTTCGTGACGTGACGGGCGGTGTGTACAAGGCCCGGGAACGTATTCACCGCAGCGTTGCTGATCTGCGATTACTAGCGACTCCGACTTCATGGGGTCGAGTTGCAGACCCCAATCCGAACTGAGACCGGCTTTTTGGGATTCGCTCCCCCTCACGGGATCGCAGCCCTTTGTACCGGCCATTGTAGCATGCGTGAAGCCCTGGACATAAGGGGCATGATGACTTGACGTCATCCCCACCTTCCTCCGAGTTGACCCCGGCAGTCTCCTATGAGTCCCCACCATTACGTGCTGGCAACATAGGACGAGGGTTGCGCTCGTTGCGGGACTTAACCCAACATCTCACGACACGAGCTGACGACAGCCATGCACCACCTGTACACCGACTAAAAGGGGCTCTATCTCTAGAGCTTTCCGGCGTATGTCAAACCCAGGTAAGGTTCTTCGCGTTGCATCGAATTAATCCGCATGCTCCGCCGCTTGTGCGGGCCCCCGTCAATTCCTTTGAGTTTTAGCCTTGCGGCCGTACTCCCCAGGCGGGGCGCTTAATGCGTTAGCTGCGGCACGGAACCCATGGAATAGGCCCCACACCTAGCGCCCAACGTTTACGGTGTGGACTACCAGGGTATCTAATCCTGTTCGCTCCCCACACTTTCGCTCCTCAGCGTCAGGTAATGCCCAGAGAACCGCCTTCGCCACCGGTGTTCCTCCTGATATCTGCGCATTTCACCGCTACACCAGGAATTCCGTTCTCCCCTGCATACCTCTAGTCTGCCCGTATCGGAAGCAAGCTCAGAGTTAAGCCCTGAGTTTTCACTCCCGACGCGACAAACCGCCTACGAGCCCTTTACGCCCAATAATTCCGGACAACGCTCGCACCCTACGTATTACCGCGGCTGCTGGCACGTAGTTGGCCGGTGCTTCTTCTGTAGGTACCGTCACTTGCGCTTCGTCCCTACTGAAAGAGGTTTACAACCCGAAGGCAGTCATCCCTCACGCGGCGTTGCTGGATCAGGCTTTCGCCCATTGTCCAATATTCCCCACTGCTGCCTCCCGTAGGAGTCTGGGCCGTGTCTCAGTCCCAGTGTGGCCGGTCACCCTCTCAGGCCGGCTACCCGTCGAAGCCTTGGTGAGCCATTACCTCACCAACAAGCTGATAGGCCGCGAGC includes these proteins:
- the tpx gene encoding thiol peroxidase; the protein is MATTAFKANPVHTVGDLPAVGSKAPNFELVGEGLSEVTNDQGGKRLVLNIFPSIDTGICAASVRKFNEIAADLDDTVVLNVSADLPFAQARFCGAEGIDNVLVGSAFRSSFGQDYGVTMADGPMAGLLARAVVVVEADGTVSYTQVVDEITTEPDYDAVLAAL
- a CDS encoding phospho-sugar mutase, coding for MSLETTADLHQLATDWMADDPDEATRTELATVLAAAKSGDPAAAADLADRFRGPLEFGTAGLRGALGAGPHRMNRVVVSRAAAGLVAHLKANGAGPGDSVVIGYDARHNSDVFARDTAEVVTGAGLRALLLPRPLPTPVLAFAIRDLGSVAGVMVTASHNPPQDNGYKVYLGDGSQIVPPSDSEIAAQIAAVGAVSTVPRGDGGEVVGDDLLERYLRSVVDLVGDGPRDLSIVYTPLHGVGGSAVTRVLAQAGFPAPHVVEAQAAPDPDFPTVAFPNPEEPGAMDLAMALAQECGADLVVANDPDADRCAAAVPGPHGWQMLRGDEVGALLAHHLLSRGRTGTYAASIVSSSLLGKMAATAGQPSVETLTGFKWIGRLEGLAFGYEEALGYCVDPEHVKDKDGVSALLMLCELAAHSKAQGRSLVDILDDIALEHGLHATDQLSVRFSDLAGIGAAMERLRSTPPTELGGLAVERVEDLSLGSEALPPTDGLRYTLAEGARVIVRPSGTEPKVKCYLEVVIPVDPEDGVDAARIAAAGRLDAIKGDVRRAAGL
- the deoC gene encoding deoxyribose-phosphate aldolase; its protein translation is MTAISASTAGAGDGTRDISAEFAETTRSNASLTRFLHGLPGVDQVGNEARAAALGTRSIKTTAKAQAIDLAIRMVDLTTLEGMDTAGKVRALAFKAMRPEPGDPTCPPTAAVCVYPDMVATAKETLGDSGVNVAAVATAFPSGRAALDVKLADTADAVEAGADEIDMVIDRGAFLEGRYLDVHDEIVAVREACRRPDGTEAHLKVIFETGELQTYDNVRRASWLAMMAGAHFIKTSTGKVSPAATLPVTLVMLEAVRDFRATTGHMVGVKPAGGIRTTKDAIKYLVMVNETCGPDWLDPDWFRFGASSLLNDLLMQRTKMLTGRYSGPDYVTLD
- a CDS encoding aldehyde dehydrogenase family protein — translated: MVKVPDKASPGTLFEYAPAPESRAIVDIAPSYGHFIDGAFVSGSGTAFKTINPATEEVLAEVSAATDEEVDTAVRAARRAYETVWSRMPGRERAKYLFRIARIIQERGRELAVLETLDNGKPIKETRDFDVPTVAAHFFYYAGWADKLEYAVPGRPNPQALGVAAQIIPWNFPLLMLAWKIAPALAAGNTVVLKPAETTPLSAMLFAEICQQADLPPGVVNIVNGAGDTGRALVAHPDVNKVAFTGSTEVGRAIARQIAGTDKKATLELGGKAANIVFDDAPVDQAVEGIVNGIFFNQGHVCCAGSRLLVQESVADEVLERLKRRMSTLRLGDPLDKNTDIGAVNSAEQLARITELAGAGEQEGATRWAPACDLPSTGFWFPPTVFSNVTQAHRIAREEIFGPVLSVLTFRTPTEAVEKANNTPYGLSAGVWTEKGSRILWMANQLRAGVVWANTFNKFDPTSPFGGYKESGYGREGGRHGLEGYLK
- a CDS encoding aldehyde dehydrogenase family protein; amino-acid sequence: MKSADTPRAGVRKTYKLYVGGAFPRSESGYSYVVNDSKGNFVANAALASRKDARDAVVAARKAFGGWSSRTAYNRAQIVYRIAEVLEDRRAQFIDLVQQGEGLTAARAGAVVDESVDRLVWYAGWADKITQVTGSANPVAGPFFNISSPEPTGVVAIAAPQESSLLGLVSVLAPVIVTGNTAVLLSSYARPLPAVNLAEVLATSDVPGGVVNILTGDWRGPLPWLASHMDVNALDLTGVAGEPDAAADLGATAAENLKRVLRAPAAEEDWFTAPGIERMTTFLETKTVWHPGRDLTQARPTQKAPPDHRWGLSCLHPVRGRSAQDRSTPRRRRRSGRGSLRSH